In Thermodesulfobacteriota bacterium, one DNA window encodes the following:
- a CDS encoding TatD family hydrolase: MQLFDSHCHLDDKTYDKDFNDVLSRAGNAGVSAMMIVGVDKKSSQKAVSLAESYPGLYASVGFHPHDAKECSIEALEFLIKLAESPKVKAWGEIGLDFNRMYSPKQDQENWLIRQLEISGQLNLPVIFHERDSDGRLVGILRNHFKPDRQGVIHCFSGNENELSQYLALGLYIGITGIMTIKGRGAKLRHLAPLIPADRILIETDAPYLTPAPEKNKTRRNEPAFVKSVLLKLAEVRGEKPDELAEVVYENTCRLYSI; the protein is encoded by the coding sequence ATGCAATTATTCGACAGCCATTGCCATCTGGATGACAAAACATATGATAAGGATTTCAATGATGTTCTGAGCCGTGCAGGTAACGCCGGTGTTTCAGCAATGATGATCGTGGGTGTAGATAAGAAGAGTTCGCAAAAAGCGGTGAGCCTGGCCGAATCGTATCCCGGTCTTTACGCGTCCGTCGGTTTTCATCCCCACGATGCAAAGGAATGTTCCATAGAGGCCCTCGAATTTCTTATAAAGCTTGCCGAAAGCCCAAAGGTGAAAGCATGGGGTGAAATCGGGCTAGATTTTAACCGGATGTATTCGCCCAAACAAGATCAGGAAAATTGGTTGATCCGCCAACTTGAGATTTCAGGTCAGCTCAATCTTCCCGTAATTTTCCATGAAAGGGACAGTGATGGAAGGCTTGTTGGGATTCTAAGAAACCATTTTAAGCCAGACAGGCAGGGGGTTATTCACTGTTTCAGCGGTAACGAAAATGAATTGAGTCAGTACCTTGCCCTTGGCCTTTATATCGGCATCACCGGTATTATGACCATCAAAGGTCGCGGTGCCAAATTGCGACACCTTGCCCCCCTTATTCCTGCAGATCGTATTCTCATTGAAACAGATGCACCCTATCTGACACCTGCACCCGAAAAAAATAAAACCCGCCGAAATGAACCGGCCTTTGTCAAATCCGTACTTTTAAAACTGGCTGAGGTCAGAGGGGAAAAACCCGACGAACTGGCGGAAGTTGTATATGAGAATACCTGCAGGTTGTATAGCATTTAG